From the Fusobacterium ulcerans ATCC 49185 genome, the window GAATATGCAATGTTTGGAACTCCAGAATTAGCAGAAAATGCTTTTGAAGCTATGAGAGGAGCAAAGGCATGTTTGCTAGCAAACCATGGAGTTAATGTGGGAGCAATAGACATAGAAAATGCTTTTGCTATAACAGAATATGTAGAATTTTGTGCAGAACTTTATGTAAAAGCCAGAAGCATAGGCAATCCAGTAATACTTTCTAAAGAAGAGATAGATAGGCATATTGCTAAATTTGGTTCATACTGCAAACTATAAGTCTAATCTATAAAGGGAGAAATAATGTTTGAAAAAAAGTATATATTCAGATTAAATGAAAAACTTACAAGAGATGAGGCACTGGAAATTGTTGGAAATAAATTTTACCATGATGGAATTGTAACAGCAGGTTTTGTAAAAGCATTACAGCAGAGAGAAAAAGATTTTCCAACAGGAATGATTTTGGAAAAAGGGACTAATATAGCTATTTCACATACAGATGATAAATATGTAATAAAAGATAGAATAGCAATAATTATAGCTGATAATCCTGTTATTTTTAAAAGTATAGAAAATGGAAAAAATGATATAAAGTGTAATATATTTTTTATAATGGCATTAACTAAAGAAAATAAGAATGAAATATTATCAGCTATGGCTGATTTGTTTGAAAATTATGAAGATATTTTAAAGAGATTTTCTGTAATGACAGATGAAGACATATTGGATATTCTTCTATAAGGAGGTAAAATGGGAATATTTAGCAAGTTTTTAAAAAATGATAAAACAGAGAAAACGGAAGCAACAGAAGAAAAAACTGAAATAAAAATAAATGCAGGAAAGAAAAAATATAAAACAATAATTGCATGTGGAAGTGGAATTGCTACATCAACAATGGCTAGAAGCAAAATAGAAAAAGGATTTGAGGAGAGAGGGATTCTTTTAGATGTCACTCAATGCAAAATAGGAGAGCTTGAAGGGATGGCAAAAACTTTAAAACCTGACTTTGTAGTACATACAGTAGTTTTGCCAAAGGATCAGAAATTTGACTGCCCTGTCTTTTCAGGGGTACCATTTTTAACTGGAGTTGGAATGAAAAAAACTTTAGATGAAATTGTTGAAGCTATAAAAAAATAAATATAAAATGAGGAGGGACTTATGAATATAATACAAGCATTGCTTGATATGGGTGCAGTAGTTGTTTTGCCAATAATCATTTTTATTTTAGGATTAATATTTAGATTAAAGCCAAAAGAAGCTTTTAAATCTGGCTTGACTATTGGGATTGGGTTTATAGGAATAAACCTTGTTATAGGAATGATGGTTTCTAATCTAGGAACTGCAACACAAAAAATGTCTGAAAACTTTAATCTTAACCTAACTACAATGGATGTAGGGTGGCCTGTTGAAGCAGCTATGTCCTTTGCAACTCCTCTTGTTGTATGGATATTTATACTTGCAATAGGAATAAATTTTATCATGCTTGCTTTCAATTGGACAAATGTAATGAATGTAGACCTTTGGAATTTCTGGCATTTTATATTCACAGGTGCATTAGTATATTACAGTACAGGTTCTTTTGTCCTTGCAATGATAGCTTCTGCAATAACTATTGTAATAATTTTAAAACTAGCAGATTGGGCAGCTCCAATAATAAGTAAATACTTTGGTATGGAAGGGGTAACATTTGCCCATGTTGAAACAATCAACTGGCTCCCTGTTGGATATGCAATTAATAAATTAATAGATATGATACCAGTTATTAAAGATATCAAAATAGAATTAAAAGAAAAGGATAATACTGGGTCATTAATGTCTATATTTGGAGACCCTGCTATAATGGGATTGATATTAGGGGTTATAATCGGGTTTTTAGCAGGGTATGATTGGCAGGCAGTTCTTCTTTTAGGAATAAACCTTGCAGCTGTTTTGTTCTTAATGCCAAGAATGACTAAACTTTTAATGGAAGGATTAATTCCATTATCAGAGGCAGCTCAGGAGTTTATGAGTGGCAGATTTCCGGGAAGAAAAGTATATATAGGTCTTGATGGAGCAATAGCAATAGGAGATCCAACAATCATGTCAGTAGGTGTTATGATGGTTCCTATGTCGCTTCTTTTAGCAGTAGTGCTTCCAGGAAATACAATGCTTCCATTTGCAGATATAGGAATTATTCCAATTTTATTGACATGGGCAATAATTCCAGCAAAAGGTAATATATTCAGGGCATTTATTTCTTCTATGATTATAATGTCTTTGATACTTCTTATTGGTTCATCAATGGCTCCTCTTTTAACTAGAGTAGCAGGAGAAGTTGGCTTCAATATACCTAAAGGTGTAGGAAGTGTATCTTCAGTTGATGCAGGATCGCATATTATTTCATATATCATGTGGAAAGTATTTGGAATATTTAATTAAGATAAATATATTATAATTGAGAAAGTTGATTTGAATTTTTCAGGTCAGCTTTTTTAAATAGTAAATTTTTTAATTCTTTGATGTGTATATACAAAAATGTTTTTTATATGAAAAGAGGCTGTAGAAGTCAGTAAAATAAATTACTCATTCCAACAGCCTTTAATTTTTCTTGTTATAAATATGCAATCATAAGTCTTACAGTTTCAATAACTCCATCAATATGAGTTCTTTCATAATGATGAGAAGCATCGACACTTGGACCAATACATCCACATTTGAAATCAAATCCTTGAAGGACAGCAGCACTTGCATCAGAGCCATATCTATTATATACATCAACTGTATAGTTAATACCTGCTTCTTCAGCAGCTTTCATCAATCCTTTTCTAACTTCAATATCATAAGGAGTTTTATTATCTTTAGCTGCAATACTTACTTTTTTTCATCTCCAAGAGCATCAGCTCCAACTAATCCAATATCTAGAGCTATGAATTCATCAAGATCATCTGGAATTATAGATACACCATGACCTATTTCCTCATAGTTAGAAAAATAGATATAAAGATCAGATTTTGGTTTTAGATTATAATCATTAAGAAATTTGATATATCCTAATATTTGAGCTACACATAATTTATCATCAAGATATCTAGATTTGATATATCCATTTTCAGTGATTCGAGTACGAGTTTCATAAGAAACAAAATCTCCTACCCTAATTCCTAATTTTTCTGTATCTTCTGCTGTATGGACATCTTCATCCAGTCTAACTTCCATAGTTTCAGCAGTTCTAGGCATTTCTCTAGCTACATCTCCATAAATGTGTACAGAACATTTTGTAGGGAGTAAAGTCCCTTCATATTCTCTTCCATCTAGTGTGTGGATAGTAAGGTTTTCACCTTCTACTCCAGCCCAAGGACATCCTCCTACATTAATCAATTCCAGTCTTCCATTAGACTTTATTTTTTTTACTACTGCACCTAGAGTATCAAGGTGGGCAGAGATCATTTTTTTGTAGTTTCTGTTTTCTCCTTCAATGAAAGCAATAATAGCCCTTTTTTTAGTCATTTTGAAAGGAACATTAAGAGTATTAAGTTCTTCTCCTACTCTGTTCATAACAGCATCTGTGAATCCAACAGGACTTGGAATACCAAGAAGTTCCACTGTTGTATCTAAGATGTAATCTAAATCAATATTCATTTGAAATCACTCCTTAAATGTATTGTTAAAATTTTATTATTTTACTTCTACTACGTCTAGGTTATATAAATTATGCATTGTAGTTGGATCATATTTAAATCCTTTTATTCTTTTATTGATTCCGATATTTTCATTTTTATATAGAAGAACGATTAATGGAGATTCTTCTTGTAATATCATTTGAGCATTTTTGTAATGAGCTTTTCTTACTTCAGGGTCAGAAGTTGCACGGGCAATTTCTACTTCTTTGTCAAATTCTTTGTTAGTATAGAAAGCTCTGTTTCCAGCTCCACCATGTGAACTACTGTGAAGAAGGGGATAAAGAACGATATCAGCATCAGAAGTTCCAGATACCCATCCACCTATGAAAGCAGTATGTTCACCTTGAGCAGTTCTTTGCAGATAAGCTCCCCATTCAAGAGTTTCTATTTCCATATCTATTCCAACTTCTTTGAAGTTAGCCTGAACTATTTGAGCAAGCTGTAATCTTATAGCATTATCATTTACATATAGCTTGAAGTTTGGATTAGTAACACCAGATTTTTTTATAAGCTCTTTAGCTTTTTCAGGATTATATTCAAATCCAGGAACTTCACTTGAATACCCAAAAACATTTGGGTTAACTATAGTAGTAGCTGGTTTAGCTTTTCCCATAAATACTGAATCAGCCATACTTTGTTTATCAAGTGCATAGTTAAGAGCAACTCTAAAGTCTTTGTTATTGAAAGGAGCTTTAGTAGTATTTAAAGTCATATATTCAGTTGAAGTAGTTGGAGCAGAGATAAGCTCAAGATTTTTATTTTTTTCAATAACACCAGTGTCTACAGGAGCTACTGAATAAGCAATATCTATTTCTCCAGTTTCTAAAGCTGCAAGTCTGCTGCTATTTTCAGTGATAGCTCTTATTATAAGCTTATCTATTTTAGGTCTTCCTTCAAAATAATCATCAAAAGCTACAAATTCAATTTTTTCTCCATCTCCCCAGCTTACAAATTTGTAAGGTCCAGTTCCCATAGGTTCAGTAGCAATCATATCATTCTTAGCTTTTGTATCTTTTTCATTTAGTATAGCTGTCAATGGATGAGCCAGACTAAATAGTAAAGGTGCAGAACTATTTTTTAGTGTAAGTTTAATAGTTGAGTCATCAAGGATATCTATTTTATCAATAATTTCAATCATGATTCTACTGGCAGGTTTTTCAAGCATTCTGTTAAGGCTGAAAACAACGTCATTCACAGTCATTGTATCTCCATTATGGAATTTTACATTTTTCTTGATTTTGATAATAAGTTCAGTAGGAGAAGCATACTCATAAGATTCAGCAAGCTCAGGGACTACATTTCCGTTATCATCAATTCTTAAAAGAGTATTGAAAATTTGCTCTGTTACAGCAAGAGCTGGGATTTCATTATACATATTAGGATCTAGACTTTTAGGCTTTGAACCTTGTGAAACTACTACCACTTTTTCTTTTGGGGCATCTGTTTTCTTTTCTCCATCTTTAGATGAACATCCAAAAATAAAGAGAGCTAAACTTAAAATTGTAATTATTTTTTTCTTCATTTTTTTCCTCCTCCGTATTTATATATAGGTGTTACAACGTGAATTTGTTAGTATATATTACTCCTTTAACCAGCTTTTTAAAAATATATAGAATATATGCTTAGAAGTAAAAAATTATCTTCTTAAAATTTTAAATAATATAGTAATGGAGTATACTTAAAAACAAAACATTTTAAATTTAAACACGTGTTCAATGTTTTTATCTGAGGGAAACTATATGTAATACTTTATAAAAAATATTAATAAATAAAAAAGATGATCAGAAAGCTAAAACTTAGCTCTCCAACCATCTCTGAATTATTATTTTAAATTGTTTTTCATATTATCAAGAGATTTTTCATGATGATTTGACTTCATACTAGGAAAAGCTTTCAACATACGTTTTTGATCCCAGTCTAGTTTTTTTACCAAATCCTCTTTTTCTTTATTCAATTCCTGTATTTTTTTATCAGTAGCCAAAAAGTCAGTAGTTAATTTACTTCCAATATCATTTGAAAAGTCATGTATATCTACAGCTATTTTATCAATTCTATCCAATCTTGAATTTAATTTTAAGACTGTTCTTACAGAAGCTGCTAAATCTATAGCCATCATTATTATCATTATACCTAATAAAATTTTACCAATAAAATGTGGTATCCATTTTACAAAATCATTAACTATTGGATGGATAATATCCACAACCATGATACATGCTATTCCCCACATAAGAGAAAATTTAAGACATATATATCCACCAATATTAAAGGGGACATTTGAATAATCCCACCATCTATAATGAAATATTTTTTCCAGAGCAAATCCAGTTGTCAATTCTAATATAGAAGTAAGAATAACAGAAGCTACATAGAGTACCAACATATTTTTTCTTAAAGGGAAAACAAATAGAAGAATAATTACAACTCCCACACCATATATAGGACAGTAAGGGCCATTTAAAAATCCCCTATTAATAAACCTCCCTGTATTCAAAGCTGCATAGCATACTTCCAGACACCATCCTAAAAAAGAGTAGATAAAAAAATAGTAAAGATATTTATACATACTTATTTCCTCCTCAATAAAATCTTATATAAGAGTTCTACTGATAAAGTAATGTTTTTCTTTTTAAAAATAAAGAAAAACTCAAGAAATAAAATTTTCTTGAGTTTCTTTTAAGTTTATTTAATTTTTTTTAATATTTTTGCAAGTTGATCAGGACAAGAAGTTCCTTTACCTTTACAATCTATTCCATCTAATCTTTTGATAACCTCATCTTTAGTCATTCCTAAAATAAGATTTTGAAGTCCATGAGTATTTCCATCACATCCTCCTACAAATTCTATTTCAGTGATGATTCCATCTCCATCTACAGTAACACCTATCTGTCTTGCACAAGTTTTCTCAGTTGAATAATAATGCATTTTCCCTCCTTAAATCTTTCTACGAATTAATTTACATAACATTATACAAAATAAATGAAAAATTGTAAATAGTCCTCTTATAACTATTGTATATATAAATTATATAATTTATTTTTTCTGGAATAAAAAAATAATTTGGGATACAATGGTAAATATTTAAAGAAAGATTTAAGAAAATATAAAAAAAATAAAAGGAAATCTCTATCTTTTGTACTAATATTAATTAAAGTAATTTATTGGAGGTTAAAAAATATGTTTAAAAAATTTTTACTAGTTCTTGCAACTTTTTCAATAGTAGGATGCAGTTTGAGTGAAGTTGATATTTCTAAAAAACAGAAAAGAAGCGGAATAGTATATATAGTAAACGAAGAAAAGCCTTATTCTGGAGTTATTACAGGAAAATATGAAAATGGGCAATTAAAAATTAAAGAAACTTTCAAAGATGGAAAATATAATGGAGAACAATTTACATACTATGAAAATGGACAGATACAATCAAAGGCTACTTTCGAAAACGGTGTAGCTGTTGGAACTTTTTATGAATATTATAAAAATGGTGCAGTTGCCTATACAGGAAACTTTCTTAATGGAAAAAGAGAAGGGGACTGGAACAGATATACAAGTGAAAAGGAACTTATCCTTACTGAAATATACAAAGATGGAGAGCTTGTAGATGTTAAACAATATTTAGTAGATACAGATAAATTGAAAGATAAAATAAAAGATTTTTTTAACTAAAAATATATGATTTAAGGAGGAATTTAAATGGAAATTTTAAGAAAAATATCAGATAAAAGCGGTGAATTTTATATTGAGAAAGATGGAAAAAGAGTTGCAGAAATGACTTTTGTTTTTGCTGGAAAAGATATACTGATAGCAGATCACACTTGGGTGGACGACAGCCAAAAAGGGTTAGGTCTTGGAAAAGAAATGTTTGACCAGCTTGTAAGTTATGCCAGAGAACATTCAATCAAAATACTTGCTACTTGTCCATATGTTCTTCACGAATTAAAAAAACATAGAGAAGAATTACTAGACGTTATTAAATAGAAATAATTAATATAGAAGTGTAAGCAAACAGAAATATTTAAATAAAGATAAATAGATAAAATTATTCTGGTATAAACATTAAAAAAATTAGTTTTTTATAAAATTTTTATGTACAAATAAAAATAAAAATGATACTGTTTTTTTGGTATTTTATTTTATTAAGAAATTAAAATTCAATAAATTTTAAAAAATAAAAAATATTTTAAAAATTTTACTTGATTTTTTTTTAATTTAGGTTTATACTCGACATAACAATAAATTTTATTAAAGAGGAGGAAGAATATGTTCATACTTAGCATAATATCATTCGTCATATACATGATACTACTCATACACATAGTGAGTAAAATTTTATATGCAAATGATTTTGTTAAGGTTAACAAACAATATTCTGAATCTTTAAACTATATTTATATAAAACAATAAAGTGGTTTGATTGATTAAATTATTTCTTTGATGTATCTTTTATCAAAGGACAGAATAGATACTTTGCAGCCTAACAAGGCTGCTTTTTTTTAATCAATTAATTTGTACGTCTACAACAAACAAAATAACTATTTTATTAGTCGGTGTACACAATTTAGTTTATAATTAAAATAAAAATAAAGAAATTAAGGGGGAAACAATTATGAAAAAATTTACCACAGTTTTATTAGGACTTTCGTTGTTATTAACATCATGCGGAGGAAACAGTGAAAAACCAGCAGCCACTGCTGAAAAAAAAGAACCTGAAGTTATCAAAATAGGTGGACTAGCACCACTTACAGGTGGACTTGCCATTTATGGTATTACTGCATCAAATGCAAGTAAACTGGCTTTTGAAGAAATCAATGCCAATGGAGGAATTCTAGGAAAAAAAGTAGAATTTATTGTTTATGATGAAAAAGGAGATTCTACTGAAGCAGTTACTGCATATAATAGATTAGTTGATGATGGAGTTGTAGCTCTTATTGGAGATATTACATCTAAGCCAACTTTAGCAGTTGCAGAAATTGCTGCCCAAGATAATATGCCTATGATTACACCTACTGGAACTCAATATAATATCACTGAAGCAGGACCAAATGTATTCCGTGTATGCTTTACTGACCCATATCAAGGAGTTGTTTTAGCAAACTTTGCACAACAAAAACTTAATGCAAAAACTGCTGCTATTCTAGTAAATAACTCAAGTGATTATTCTGATGGAATTGCTAAATCATTTGCTGAAGAAGCTGAAAAACTTGGAATTACCATTGTAGGTAAAGAAGGATATGCAGATGGGGATAAAGATTTTAAAGCTCAATTAACAAAAATCGCTCCAACTAACCCTGATGTTTTAGTTGTACCAGAATATTATGAACAAGCAGCTTTGATTGCAACTCAAGCAAGAGAAGTTGGAATCAAATCTACTTTCATTGGACCAGATGGATGGGATGGAATTGCTAAAGCACTAGATAAATCAGCTTATGGTGCTATTGAAAACAGTTATTTCACAAATCACTATTCAACACAGGACACTTCTGAAAAAGTACAAAACTTTATTAAATCTTATAAAGCTAAATACAATGAGGATCCATCTGCTTTCTCTGCTTTAGGATATGACGCTGCTTATATTGTAAAAGCATCTATTGAAAAAGCTGGTTCTACAGATAAAAAAGCTGTTGTTGAAGCAATGAAAAATATAAATTATGATGGTGTAACTGGACAACTTACTTTTGATGCAAAAAATAACCCAGTAAAAGCTGTAACTATTATCAAAGTTGTAGATGGAAACTATACATTTGATTCAGTTATTCAGCCTAAATAGTTAAAGACATGAACCATCTCTCCCTGAGGGATGGTTCTCTTTAAAAAATAATACATGAAAGGAGATTATAAATGGAATTTTTACTTCAGATAATAAATGGATTACAAATAGGAAGTATATATGCCTTGGTATCCTTAGGATATACAATGGTTTACGGAATAGCACAGCTCATAAACTTTGCTCATGGAGATATCATTATGGTAGGAGCATATGTTTCATTATTTAGTATTCCAGTCTTTACAAGAATAGGGTTGCCCGTATGGCTTACTGTATTTCCAGCTATAATTATATGTGTAATTTTAGGTACTTTGACAGAGAGGATAGCGTATAGACCTCTTAGAAATTCACCAAGAATTTCTAACCTGATTACAGCCATAGGAGTAAGCTTATTATTAGAAAATACTTTTATGAAACTTTTTACTCCAAATACTAGAGCATTTCCAAAAGTATTTACAAATGCTCCAATAGTTATAGGAAGAATGCATTTAAATTTTGGAACTGTAGTAACTATTATTCTTACAATAGCTTTATCAGTAGGACTTCAGTATTTTATGAAAAAAACTAAATATGGAAAAGCAATGATGGCTACAAGTGAAGATTATGGAGCAGCTAAATTAGTAGGAATCAATGTTGATAATACAATTCAATTAACATTTGCAATTGGAAGCGGATTGGCAGCAGTAGCATCTGTTCTGTATGTTTCAGCTTATCCCCAAGTTCAGCCTCTTATGGGGTCTATGCTTGGAATAAAAGCTTTTATTGCAGCTGTTTTAGGAGGAATAGGAATTCTTCCAGGAGCAGTTATTGGAGGATTTATTTTGGGAATTGTAGAAAGTCTGACAAGAGCTTATCTTTCTTCTCAACTGGCAGATGCTTTCGTATTTGCTATCCTTATAGTAGTACTTTTAGTCAAACCTACAGGGATACTAGGTAAAAATATGAGAGAAAAGGTATAGGTGATATAGATGTCAAAAACAAAGATGATTAGTTATATTTCAACGTTTATTTTATTAGCAGTTCTTTATTTTATACTTACAGGTATGATTGGAGCTGGATTTATTTCAAGATATCAGACAAATATTCTTACACTTATCTGTATAAATATAATTCTTGCTGTAAGCCTTAATGTTACAGTGGGATGTCTGGGGCAGATAACTATTGGACATGCTGGATTTATGTCTGTTGGTGCATATGCTGCTGCTTTATTTGCTAAAAGCGGAATTGTTGAAGGAATTCCTGGATACATTCTGGCTCTTATTATCGGAGGAATAGTTGCTGGAATTATTGGTATTATCATTGGTATTCCAGCTCTTAGATTAAATGGAGATTATCTTGCCATTATTACTCTGGCATTTGGAGAAATCATAAGAGTACTTATTGAATATTTCAGTTTTACTGGAGGGGCACAAGGGCTTCGTGGAATTCCTCGTTTCAATAAATTTGGTGTTATTTATATAATTATGGCTGTATCTGTTATGATGATGTTTTCAGTTATGACCAGCAGACATGGACGAGCTGTTTTATCTATTCGTGAAGACGAAATAGCAAGTGGTGCTTCTGGTATCAATACTACATATTATAAAACATTTGCATTCACTATTTCAGCTGTATTTGCAGGAGTGGCTGGAGGAGTTTATGCACATTATCTTGGTATATTAGGTGCAAGACAGTTTGATTATAACTATTCAATCAACATATTGGTAATGGTTGTGCTTGGAGGAATGGGAAGCTTTACAGGTTCTATACTTTCAGCAATAGCCTTAACTATTCTTCCAGAGGTTCTTCGTGGATTCTCTGATTATCGTATGATAGTTTATTCTCTGCTCCTTATTATGACAATGATATTCCGTCCAACTGGATTATTAGGACGTAAAGAATTCCAGATAACTAAAGTGATTGAAAGATTTATGAAGAAAAAAGGTGATACAAATGAGTAATCCTATTTTAAATGCAAAAGATATATCTATCACTTTTGGTGCTCTTAAAGCTGTTACAGATTTTAATCTTGAAATAAAAGAAAATGAACTTGTAGGACTTATTGGACCAAACGGTGCGGGAAAAACAACAGTTTTTAATATTCTTACTGGAGTATATTCCCCAACATCTGGTGAGTATAAATTTAATGGAGAAGTCATCAATAAGATGCCAACATTTAAATTGGTAAAAAAAGGATTAGCAAGAACATTTCAGAATATCAGGCTTTTTAAGTATCTTTCTGTACTTCAAAATGTACTTGTAGCAAATAATTTTAATATGAAATATGGAATACTAGCTGGAATGTTTCGTACTCCTAAATACTGGAGAGAAGAAAAAGAAGCTGAAAAAAAGGCTATGGACCTTTTAAAAATATTTGGATTAGAAGAATATGCACATACAGCAGCAGGAAATCTGCCATATGGAAAACAGAGAAAACTAGAAATAGCACGTGCAATGGCTACAAATCCAAAAGTGCTTCTTTTAGATGAACCAGCAGCAGGAATGAATCCTACAGAAACTGAAGAATTAATGAATACTATCCGTTTAATTAGAGATAAATTCAACATAGCAATTCTTTTGATAGAACATGATATGAAACTGGTATTGGGAATTTGTGAAAGACTTGTTGTACTGGATCATGGAAATATAATTGCTTCTGGGGACCCTAAGAAAGTAGTAAATGACCCAGCAGTTGTTACAGCATATCTTGGACAGGATGATGAAGATGAAATTGGAGGAGAGGAGGAATAATCTCATGGAAAACATGCTTGAAATAAAAGATTTACATGTATATTATGACAATATCCATGCTTTAAAAGGAATTTCTCTAAATGTAAAACAAGGAGAAATAGTTTCTCTAATTGGAGCCAATGGTGCAGGAAAAACGACCACTTTACAGACAATTTCTGGACTTATCCAATCTAAACAAGGAAACATAATATTTGAAGGAAAAGATATTACTAAAGAAAAATCACATAAAATATGTGAAATTGGAATAGCTCAAGTTCCTGAAGGAAGAAGAATATTTTCAAGGCTATTGGTAAAAGATAATTTAAAATTAGGAGCTTTTACTATAAAAGATAGTCCAGAGAATCTTGAAAAAGACCGTGCCAGATTTTATGAAGTTTTCCCAAGAATGTCTGAAAGAAAAAATCAAA encodes:
- a CDS encoding ABC transporter substrate-binding protein, with protein sequence MKKKIITILSLALFIFGCSSKDGEKKTDAPKEKVVVVSQGSKPKSLDPNMYNEIPALAVTEQIFNTLLRIDDNGNVVPELAESYEYASPTELIIKIKKNVKFHNGDTMTVNDVVFSLNRMLEKPASRIMIEIIDKIDILDDSTIKLTLKNSSAPLLFSLAHPLTAILNEKDTKAKNDMIATEPMGTGPYKFVSWGDGEKIEFVAFDDYFEGRPKIDKLIIRAITENSSRLAALETGEIDIAYSVAPVDTGVIEKNKNLELISAPTTSTEYMTLNTTKAPFNNKDFRVALNYALDKQSMADSVFMGKAKPATTIVNPNVFGYSSEVPGFEYNPEKAKELIKKSGVTNPNFKLYVNDNAIRLQLAQIVQANFKEVGIDMEIETLEWGAYLQRTAQGEHTAFIGGWVSGTSDADIVLYPLLHSSSHGGAGNRAFYTNKEFDKEVEIARATSDPEVRKAHYKNAQMILQEESPLIVLLYKNENIGINKRIKGFKYDPTTMHNLYNLDVVEVK
- a CDS encoding putative ABC transporter permease encodes the protein MYKYLYYFFIYSFLGWCLEVCYAALNTGRFINRGFLNGPYCPIYGVGVVIILLFVFPLRKNMLVLYVASVILTSILELTTGFALEKIFHYRWWDYSNVPFNIGGYICLKFSLMWGIACIMVVDIIHPIVNDFVKWIPHFIGKILLGIMIIMMAIDLAASVRTVLKLNSRLDRIDKIAVDIHDFSNDIGSKLTTDFLATDKKIQELNKEKEDLVKKLDWDQKRMLKAFPSMKSNHHEKSLDNMKNNLK
- a CDS encoding PTS galactitol transporter subunit IIC, which encodes MNIIQALLDMGAVVVLPIIIFILGLIFRLKPKEAFKSGLTIGIGFIGINLVIGMMVSNLGTATQKMSENFNLNLTTMDVGWPVEAAMSFATPLVVWIFILAIGINFIMLAFNWTNVMNVDLWNFWHFIFTGALVYYSTGSFVLAMIASAITIVIILKLADWAAPIISKYFGMEGVTFAHVETINWLPVGYAINKLIDMIPVIKDIKIELKEKDNTGSLMSIFGDPAIMGLILGVIIGFLAGYDWQAVLLLGINLAAVLFLMPRMTKLLMEGLIPLSEAAQEFMSGRFPGRKVYIGLDGAIAIGDPTIMSVGVMMVPMSLLLAVVLPGNTMLPFADIGIIPILLTWAIIPAKGNIFRAFISSMIIMSLILLIGSSMAPLLTRVAGEVGFNIPKGVGSVSSVDAGSHIISYIMWKVFGIFN
- a CDS encoding GNAT family N-acetyltransferase, with amino-acid sequence MEILRKISDKSGEFYIEKDGKRVAEMTFVFAGKDILIADHTWVDDSQKGLGLGKEMFDQLVSYAREHSIKILATCPYVLHELKKHREELLDVIK
- a CDS encoding branched-chain amino acid ABC transporter permease; translation: MSKTKMISYISTFILLAVLYFILTGMIGAGFISRYQTNILTLICINIILAVSLNVTVGCLGQITIGHAGFMSVGAYAAALFAKSGIVEGIPGYILALIIGGIVAGIIGIIIGIPALRLNGDYLAIITLAFGEIIRVLIEYFSFTGGAQGLRGIPRFNKFGVIYIIMAVSVMMMFSVMTSRHGRAVLSIREDEIASGASGINTTYYKTFAFTISAVFAGVAGGVYAHYLGILGARQFDYNYSINILVMVVLGGMGSFTGSILSAIALTILPEVLRGFSDYRMIVYSLLLIMTMIFRPTGLLGRKEFQITKVIERFMKKKGDTNE
- a CDS encoding ABC transporter substrate-binding protein, whose protein sequence is MKKFTTVLLGLSLLLTSCGGNSEKPAATAEKKEPEVIKIGGLAPLTGGLAIYGITASNASKLAFEEINANGGILGKKVEFIVYDEKGDSTEAVTAYNRLVDDGVVALIGDITSKPTLAVAEIAAQDNMPMITPTGTQYNITEAGPNVFRVCFTDPYQGVVLANFAQQKLNAKTAAILVNNSSDYSDGIAKSFAEEAEKLGITIVGKEGYADGDKDFKAQLTKIAPTNPDVLVVPEYYEQAALIATQAREVGIKSTFIGPDGWDGIAKALDKSAYGAIENSYFTNHYSTQDTSEKVQNFIKSYKAKYNEDPSAFSALGYDAAYIVKASIEKAGSTDKKAVVEAMKNINYDGVTGQLTFDAKNNPVKAVTIIKVVDGNYTFDSVIQPK
- a CDS encoding toxin-antitoxin system YwqK family antitoxin, which encodes MFKKFLLVLATFSIVGCSLSEVDISKKQKRSGIVYIVNEEKPYSGVITGKYENGQLKIKETFKDGKYNGEQFTYYENGQIQSKATFENGVAVGTFYEYYKNGAVAYTGNFLNGKREGDWNRYTSEKELILTEIYKDGELVDVKQYLVDTDKLKDKIKDFFN
- a CDS encoding TIGR03905 family TSCPD domain-containing protein: MHYYSTEKTCARQIGVTVDGDGIITEIEFVGGCDGNTHGLQNLILGMTKDEVIKRLDGIDCKGKGTSCPDQLAKILKKIK
- a CDS encoding branched-chain amino acid ABC transporter permease — its product is MEFLLQIINGLQIGSIYALVSLGYTMVYGIAQLINFAHGDIIMVGAYVSLFSIPVFTRIGLPVWLTVFPAIIICVILGTLTERIAYRPLRNSPRISNLITAIGVSLLLENTFMKLFTPNTRAFPKVFTNAPIVIGRMHLNFGTVVTIILTIALSVGLQYFMKKTKYGKAMMATSEDYGAAKLVGINVDNTIQLTFAIGSGLAAVASVLYVSAYPQVQPLMGSMLGIKAFIAAVLGGIGILPGAVIGGFILGIVESLTRAYLSSQLADAFVFAILIVVLLVKPTGILGKNMREKV
- a CDS encoding PTS sugar transporter subunit IIB, whose translation is MGIFSKFLKNDKTEKTEATEEKTEIKINAGKKKYKTIIACGSGIATSTMARSKIEKGFEERGILLDVTQCKIGELEGMAKTLKPDFVVHTVVLPKDQKFDCPVFSGVPFLTGVGMKKTLDEIVEAIKK
- a CDS encoding PTS sugar transporter subunit IIA; the encoded protein is MFEKKYIFRLNEKLTRDEALEIVGNKFYHDGIVTAGFVKALQQREKDFPTGMILEKGTNIAISHTDDKYVIKDRIAIIIADNPVIFKSIENGKNDIKCNIFFIMALTKENKNEILSAMADLFENYEDILKRFSVMTDEDILDILL